The Coffea arabica cultivar ET-39 chromosome 10e, Coffea Arabica ET-39 HiFi, whole genome shotgun sequence region AATGATGGGTGATGACCACGGGAACACAGCATTCTGGCAAAGAAGGCATCTTGACACAGATGGTGATGGTACGATGGGAGTGGATGACTTCAAGGAGCCCATGCCTGCCAAAgtcagaaaaatagaaagatagcACTGCTTGTGGGAGGGGCAGAAGAGATATGAGCCAGCGGAGGCCATTGGGATGTGTACAACAAGGAAAACACTGGCCACATCACCCCAAGAGTTTGGACATTTTTTTCTTTAGCTTTGCCGAGTTCAAGAGAATGATGACAGCGATCTGCGTTCCTAATAGAGTACAACAATAGTAACAATGCTGTGCTGCTCTCTCCTCATCCAACACCTACCTGCACCTCCTACTCTGCGCACAACAAGGGCTAATATTTCTACTAcatgaacccaaaaaaaaaaaaaaaaaaaacacacacacacacacacacacttccCCCATTTTGTTCTTGCTATAACGTTATCGTACATCACATGCTGTGGCTATTTTAGGTATCTGAACATGCTTTCATGCAGATAAACCGCCACCCTGTCTGCATATAAGCTAATCTTTGGATCCCTAGTTCCCACAAAGATGCTGTCATATATCAAACAGAATTTGCCCAAAATGCTTGTCATTCCCATTGCATGAGTGCAGACAAATAATATCTCAAGCTTCATTTGCATTTATAACAGCAGCTTAAAGGCCATTGAGGGTAACCACAATTTGACGAGCAGTACCAAAGTCACGGTGCTCACACAGCCATATTCCCTGTATCACCAAAAAGGGAACTGTTTAAGAAACCAACCTTTCAATAATTGATGCATTGGAACAAATTCCATTAGCTTCCAAGGGtcaatattttatcttttaatcactggaagcaaatatacaaaattgaaATCCAAATTAACAAAAGTAATCATGTCTTAGAAACTTCATTACATAGTACCGAAAGATTAACAAGGGACATCCCAAGAGCTGTTTATTACTACTAAAACTAACTATACTCATTCTAGTTCTTCACAACATCAGACATTCCCACTATAAATTGCTTGTTCCATTGACCGTATATTACCTAATATTGCAGTCTTTATAATTAAAGAAACTCACCAGACTCCTAGTCGAAGTATCGTCTcagaatataaataaaatatgccTCCGCAGTCCGCACTATGAATATATAGCATCGGAACAATGATTAATCAATCATCATAGCCATGGCATAAGTGGACGATGGATCTTTGAATTGAAGTTCAACCATCTGTAGTTCATTACTCTACAATTCTTGATATTGTTTTGCATATATCAATTTGAATCAGAACGTCTAACATGCACCTTCACTTACTGTATTTAGTTGTTAAATCTCAGAAACCTAATCCTATATTCTTCCACCAATCAATTCAGAACCAACACACCAGATTATCCGATATAGTTCGCTGCAATTTGTGCAACTATTAAATGAATTGATATAGGGTCCTATTGGATGGTGTGtgtttttgggtgtttgtctagAAATTTACTCTAGAttattttagttgttttaggcGTGTTTGTCCAAAACACCCCCTTCCCCCTCCACCCTCCTACCCTGACCACCTGCCACCCACCCCTAATCACCGCCCCCTCCCTCCTCATTTCCCCCACTACCCACCACCTGCCACCTCTCCTCTCCACAGTATGTACTCAAGGGAAGGCATGCATGTGAGAAGGAAGTTTAAGCTGCTCCAAATGGCTACACTTTAAGTAGGCATAGAATTCTTTCCTTATTGGAACCCAACAAGCCATGCAGATGACAAAGTTTGAATCTCCTTCCTTCTGCTGAGAAAATGATGAAGCCCCTCTTTCATTTGGGCTTTAGATTGGTTAACTAAACGATGAAGTAAACATGTTTGGATTAAACAAACTGGATATATCCATATGAAACATGAATGCCACAAATGAATTCTAACTTTGGTTTGGTAAACCAAAGCCAAAGCCAATAATACACAGACTATTTGAGCAATGTACAGTATAAGGTTGACAAGAAGGGTATGTTGGAAGCATGAAATTGGTCAACATGTACTTGGGGTAAAAAGGGGAAATTTTTATGAAACAGCAAGAAGAGAATGCAGTACCTGCCAAGTTCCCATGTTAAGCTTTCCATTGGTAATTGGTATCCTACACGACCCAAACACACTGTCAATGGCTTTTTCAACAATAATAAAACATAACAACATTCCAACAAAAGATAACGAACTAGATTTACGTCAGGGTGCAGCCAAACATTGATGACTTGATGTGAGCGGGCATGTCATCTGGACCTGCAGAATAATACAATTCTTGAtcatcattttgagatttgtaAACAATTAactcaaaaatattttgacaaataGGATTTTACAACTTCATGCCACTTAGCCACCATTCTGGCTGCAATGTGATATTTCACAATTGGCATTTGAAATTTTCCATTCCAGGAACGAAGTATTCATACTTTAAACATGAATATAATTATGCAAAATGGTGTCTCAGTGTCTGCAATTTGCAAGAGATATACTGCTTGATCGACTGAAATTTCTTCAACCATGCATAGTAAAAAGTTAAAGAAGGTTTGGTGTCATGAGCACAAGAAATACAGCCAAATGATGGGACAACATAATATGCACTTGTCAAAAGAAGCAAGCAAAAGGAGATGCAAACAAGACCTCAAAGATAACAACATATGTGGCATATCTTGATTTAGTTATCATCTCCAGATATTGCAATAGTTGCCAATTTCTTTGGATATCTGATACTTAAACTACAAGATATGCCAATCCCTTCTGACAGTTCAAATTGCATTATACAGCAAGCTAAATAAAGACATGAGAACAAGAACTCGAAATTAGCAAGATAATTGGCGAATCATAATTTGTTCTCTCGAAACTTTGCAATCCAACACTTAATATAAAACTTCAGCACAGAGAAAGAAACCAAAACTTCCCTAACAAACCCCTACCACCCTGCCACTTCAAGTTTAGAACCTTGGACCACATGCATCATGCTGCAAAAGTTCAATTTAACCTCTTTCTTCATCATATACTGTAGAATAACTTACCTCCTCCACTTCAGGAAGAGGATGATGATGCTAGTTATAAAAGATATATCCAGGCGCgtaaacaaatttaaaaaaaggatTGGGTTAGGGCAGAATAAACTTTCATTAAAACTCTTCCTTGATAAAAAGTTCCTCTAACAAATGCAGAAATTGAACATACTAGCAGACACATAAATGAAATATtaatttcatgaaaaaaataattccaaataaaaaaaagcttTCCAGGCAAATGGAACAATCTGCAAAGCAGAGAATCTTGCTCTCAGGAAAATAGGCCATAGACTAACCTTCCAATGTATGCTTCCATGGAGCTGAATTTCCCTGGAATCAAGTTTCAAATATAAATAACACAGGAAACAGACAATATACACTATTGCATCTAAATATTCAACTAACAAGCTTACCTCAGGAACTACCCTGTTCAGAAATGCCTCAGTATCATCTCGAACATCAGAGTCATAGTTCTCATTAATGGTCAATGAAGCACTGGTATGCTGCACTGATGcatcaaggaaaaaggaaaataaatgctcCACAATATGAGCTACGGGTTCGTCACACTTACACCAATTAAGATCTGGTTAACTTACCACTATGGCCCTAGAGTTTGAGAAATTATGAACCCCTTTTGACTGAATAGTCAACTAACAAAAAAACCCCTCACTGTCAAATCCCATTACACCAAAAAGACTACATTTTAAGTGCCTATGACATTTTCTGTTGCCAAAGTAATCTTTTAACAATGCTTAGTCATCAAGTTAGGGAAGTGTATTAATAAGAATAGGAATGCttctaacaaaacaaaaacaaattttaTCTAGCATACTTTACTtctaagaaaacagttccattGAATAACCCACTTAAACAAATTGATAAAGCAAATACTTCTAAGAAAACAAATTCCATCAAGAATACAAATATTTCTAAGAGTACAAACCAGGATGTAACGCAATCTTATAGCAATCCCATATttagcttttttatttttcatgaacAATTAGCAACATATTACTAGATAACACCTACTTGAACACTTAAAACCTCAATGATATTAGTCTACATAGTTAAAAACCTGATAGATGCATAAAATCCAAGACTGACACAGGGAAACATGCATCGCCAGAATGACATCTTTCTGACAATGCATCAAGAAAACAGTATTGGTTCCTAATATTGCATAACCTTTTATATTTTACTAATTGATTAATCCCTTTTTcttagaaaacaaaaataaaatatctacAGGAAAAAAGTGGGTAACTAATAAAATTGTAATAAATTGCtttgatattaaaaaaaatttcagctacAAATTTAGAATAAAATAAACTATTAAACGTTCTTTGTTTGCTCGGAAGAAAATAAAAGCAATAGTTTGCAGGATTTCAGGGTAACACTAGTAATCAATGGTCAATTAGTATAAAAAAAACGATGAGATAATCTACAACAGTCTTTCTTTTCTAAATATGTAATTATCAAAACCTAATGAATCTTAATAGGGGatgcaattttttaaattaaatgccTATTGTAattttctgctttttttttaaGACAGATTCATCATGATTGCTAAGTACTATCCAAaagatttaaaaatatatggaGTACTTCCAGAGTTCCAAAAGTTGATTACACTATCAGGTATTATTAGACAAAATAAATGTGCTAGACTTTCTATGCATCAGTAAAAATCAActttagagagagaaagagagggagtCTGTGTGGTGATAATGATAAAATTAAGTTCTAAAGATACCAACATAAGCAATCACTCTAAGAAAATGGCTACACCAAGAAATGCATCTACCATAATACAATAAGATTTTACAAAGGGTTCTGATGAAAAATATATGAATCTAGATTGCCAAATGAATATGGACACTAACCATATAATTGTTAAAGATGCATTTAAAATAGAAATAAGTAAACCAAAATAGTTAAAGGATTTCAAGATTAAACCACTTTTAGTATGACAATCTAGAGGTATTAAGCTGAAAAGACACCATAACCCTACCCACTATTCTGATATTAAAATCAGAAGTACAGAAATCTAGTCGATAAAGTTTAGATTGCCCTCATTGTCTTATACCTttcttttgagttatcttttaTACATACATACTAGTCTGAGGAATTAAAATATTTATCTTATTACATTAACTTGCTCATCCTCTCCCTCCTCCACCTCCTAATAATccaacaatttaaaaaaaaaaaaaaaaagaatccagGACAAAAACATAGAACACGCACAGGCCAATCAACAAATTATAAATACTAATGCACTCATTTGCTGGACATTTGCAGACTTGAAGAATCAAAAGGGTGCACACAAAAAGACATCCCCATATAAAGAATAGAAATGCAACTTATAGAAACTATGAAACAGTCAACACCAAAAGCAACCTGTCCCCAACATTGTACAGACCAGCAGACCTGGTTGTACTATCGGAAGAAAATATGATGGTTTCAGAGGTAAAGGGAATGTAGAGGTGTGGAGGTGGCTGCCATAGCAACAAAGGAGATGGATATGCTTGAAGAGAAGAATTAGCGGCAACAAGAGGGCCAGGGGTGGGCAATGCATCTGGCAGTGGCTTGGAAAGGAGGGGTGGAGAGTAGCACTGTAGCCTAAAGAAAAGAGACAAGAGCAAGAAGGGGTGGTTCAATTGAGGGAAGAAGAGGCAGGGGCTACTAGGGGATGAAGGGCAGGTGCATAAAAAAGAGGAAAGGAAGATAGGCACAAGGGAACATGCTGAAGAAAAGGAAGGGAAATATGTATAAGGGACACCTAGTTGGTGAAGGGGAAGGAGCGTGGAGAAATACAAAGCAGCGAAGAGGGGTGGCCAGCGGAAGAAGCAGAGGAAAGAAGAGGGGGGGGGTTCCTAGAGAAGGATTGGTCTGTCAAATACTTACAGAAAAGATGTGCAAGACCACATTTAAAGCCTGACAAGTCTTGCCcaatttccttcaaaatctgagACATGGAAAAGGTCACTAATCACTACCACCTTCACATGAATGAAAGTAAAGCACCAAAATAAACAGATGTGCACATGTAGTTATTCCAGGTAATTTTCTCAATATATGAACAAAACATCCCTCACATTTACCCGTTCGactttttcgtccctcacatttaaaaTGATGCATTTAAGTCTCCCGCAAATATGAAGCACACCAATTGAGCTAGCTGTCAGGATCGATCAGAAGAAGTTTTAGGATCAGGTAAATGTCGGGTCATTGGATATGTAGTGGGTGGGTCAAAATCCCTGATTTTACCTTTTCTACGCCACTAAAATTCATAACGCGCAAGTCCTGTGACAGTTTTAAGCTAAGGTTACGGGAACTAGAGTTAGGATCAAGTTGGTATCTTTCACTTTTGCGAGGAATGCAAATGCATCATTTTAAATGtgaggaacaaaaaaaaaagttaaattgcAAAACACGAGGGACGTTTTGATTTAAGTACCAACACTCACAGGTTGTGTTAACTAATAGTAGTACTGCAAAAAACTATTTAAGCACTAATTACTAGCATAAAATATCAAAGAACATTTATACAGATTGATGACTGAAAATTACTACTGACAAACAATACCTACAAATGGTACAATGGGAACGTCATACGGCCACACTTGATTTGTACTGGAAAAGAAAATCCTGGGGCGTGAGGGTGGGTTTTAACGGTAAGCGGCAAACACCAAAGATCAACGGGGAACATGTTTACCTTCCAGAAGGCCAGAAAAGTTAAGTGGGATTTTAAAAGAATTACCTTTGCAGAAAAGTGGTAAAGCTGCAAAAGCTCAAAGGTGGGATGAAAGCTTTAAAACTGTAGCAAGTAAGAGGCGTATGCTATATTGATGTGGGAAgacaaaacacaaaagaatTTGTAGTGGCGATGCACAGAACAAAATGTTTGTGCAATCCCGCCGGGGGTATAATAGGTGGCGTTACCTTGGAGGTGATAAGATGACAGCCTCGCATCTGTGGAGGGATGGTAATAGTCTTCTGAGCCCACTTGGGTGAGGTAGCAGTAGCAGCCGCGGCGGCACCACCCCCGGAGGAAGCCATGATCGGGAATGAGCGGTGACGGTGGATTGTCCTCCTCTTGGGAATCTGAGTTGCGGTGCGGAGGGACTTTAATCTGATGATGGGTCCCGGTCCCGGTCCCAGGCACAACTGGTTGGCGGCGAAGGTTGTTGTTAATGGGCGACTGGTATCAGAGGAGACGGAGCACACCAAAAATGAAGAGGCCAACGATGAGAGGTTCATCTCAGGGGAAGATTGAATAcctatttatatttattagcttaaaatttttaaatttatccTCTTCGTCCTCCCTTCTTCAACAAATCAACCAATTCTCCAATTACTTTGCTTACTAGTCAGTGCTGCTCCATTGCTATTAGTAGTGTTTCTGCAGACTACAGACTCGTGTAAATCTCATCTACTCCGGGCCGGCCACTATCTTCCTGCTCTTTACTTGGGTTGGGTTTGCCCATACCACACCCAACAAATTCTAGTATCTAGACTCGAGAGATTCCGgactcccccccccccttctaAGCCCCAAACTGAGCGATGCTAAGCATCAGCCCACTCGCTTATggcttttttcatttctttttaatGTTCAGTGGTTTGATCACAACTTATAATCATATCATTGCTAACTACAAAATTGTAGTAATGCTACTATAGTAGGAGAAAAGGATGAGTGAGAAATTGCAAATCTTACAATAGAAATATAAACTAGAAGTAACCGGACTATGCAAGCATAGTCTAGGCCCATCTATAAAATTATGGTTAAAATTCATTACACTATAGTTTgctttcaaataaaaagaaattataatTGTCAAAAAATGAGTCTAAAAAAGTTTATATATAGTGGAatgtttcaaaagtttgctctaACTTGCTTATTGTGATGCAATGGAGACATATACTATATTGTATGGACAAACAACAACAAAGAATTCAAAAACCAAACACATGAGAAATGTAAAACCAGTTCAATATTAACATAAATGATATGTACTTCATAAAACTCAAGTATCATGCCATTATAATTACAAATGCATAAAATTTCAccattatttctttttcaaacaaGATATCACCATCATGTAAAAATTTCTATCCTACAAATTCACAATAAAACTTGCAAGAAAGTTGAATGAAAGGCTtttcaatgcataaaaagggtacaAAAATTCAATACCAAAGAACTAGTAAAGGAAGTGCAAGATTCAATTATGCATTAAAAAGGAACTAAAACATTAGAattgcaaaaaataaattttgcattTAGACTTAAGACAAACCGCACAAAAGGAAAATCGATTTGCAGAATCAAAATAATGGAAGGCTTAATCAATATCaaggaaatcaagccaaaataaataaatacaccaAGGTAACATAATAAAgaggcaaaaaaagaaaaatgataaaggCTAAATAAAATACagttaataaaaaaaagttaagtCCATATTTTGGAGTGTGAAACGAGGGAAGaatagaaataaaaagaaaatgaaatataCCAGACAGTAGGAGTAGTGGAGGTAAATAGTCTATAGTCTATATTTCTTCTAAACAAAAAGATGAtcatgatttgatttttgaacaaTGGAATAAATGAAATATCCATTCCCGTGCAAGAAAAACATACATTCAATTAATtatagaggaaaaaagaaaagatgcaTTGATTGAGCGGAATGAGGAAAGGCAGAGAAAAATTAGgatgaaggaaaaaagaaaaagaaaagcaaaaaactaaattaaaaagttgaaggattaatctttcttacactgacagtgtacgcactgtcagcgttggatgaatgacaaccatgcaaaatttgaatttaaaatttaacttttgcacacatgtcatgaatcaaacgatgatagtgtatatactgtcagtatatataagatttactcaaagTTAAAATTGATGGAATAGGAAGTGACAATATAAATCAGTTGATTGTTGCGACACCTCTCCAGGTCaataataattatctaaaaaaatagtaagaaaataatcttagtataattaattataacgaaaaaatttgaaatgggAGATGAAGGTTAAAAGTAAagatagaaaaaggaaaaaaaaaaaagaattggaaGGAGAGATATTTATGACTTTtgactaataaaaaaaaatagtggaGCAAAAGTTCAACTACAATAAGAAACTGACACTTGTCAAAATAAGAGACTATACACTTGGCAAAAAAAAGAGGTTGCTACACtaacctctttttctttttatatacaAGGTAGAAGAAAGGGTACGAGAGTCAAGACTAAGAGCTACACGTTAAGCAACCTCgcaaaaaattgactaaatttgAGTTACTCAAAAACAAAACGTATGAGTTGAGTTGAGGTGGAGTGTTTCTAAAATCATAAGTTTAAGGAGTCTAATTGATCTttcaatacatatatatatatatatatatatatatatttaaaaaaaattttatttattagtatgATACGTCGATTATATCCTTTATTTGACATTacatataaaatatttattttttacgtgagttcatttgaaaattcgaaGAGGTTGAGTTTAGTTATTATCTTAATTAATTTGAGTTGAGTACCGGATCTCCACTTCAATGCACCCTTATCCTGTGCTAAATTGGCTAATATTTGATGGCTAAATTGGCATATATTgctaattattttcttttaagcAAGAGGTCTTAACTCTTAAACCCCAGACCTCTCCCATAGTGCTAATTAGTTAAGCACTAATTCTAGAGTATTAGTAGGGAATGTTATTAAAAATAGACAATataatttgtttttcaaataatatGTTGTTGTATTATAAACAAAATTTCCAACCACCTccctatgatttttcaaataatctcctatgaTATTTGGGTATGGTTCAGTGATTATGCATGATTGGTTGATGGTTGATTTTTGCTGTTCCTTCCTTCCGTCACTAATTTTCATTTTACTACGATTTGCTTCCTTTAGTTCGTTGATGTATGTTTGTATAGGAGgaggatttgatggtacagGAATCAATCAAATCCATTTTACCACTTTAGGGTATTCATTTTTCGTATATACCACAGTGCTGCTTTTGCTACGCTACTATTGCTCGTAGGATCGCCATCGCCCAGCAGACAAGAAGCCACCGTGTCGGCGGGACTCTAATTTACTCATCCTCGGAACTACTTGAAATGGCGGCGGCTGTGTCACATTGGCGGCGGCGGCGGTCATCTCTGTGTGCTGCACTCGTGGTTGTGGGTGCTGTCATCGTCGCATTCTTCGGGGTGTCTCCTTGCAATGCCTTGTTGTTGTCGGAAGAAGCAGAAGAGGATAACAAGTCTCTTGTTTCCCGAATTGCCTTCGGATCCTGCGCCAACCAGAGCGCTCCCCaggtttttctcttttcttcttctttttttttttcccaaataacAGTGTAATATTAAGAAAGAAGAAACAGTTCGTCATTCGGTAGATTGATTTAAAGTAGGAGGAGCAAGTATCTTTCTTGATTACTAGGTTACTATTGATTAGATGATGGTATTTCTCCCACTTCTACGGCTAAgcatttttcattcttttgaagccCATATGGGATGCAATCATCGACTTCAATCCCCATGTATTTATCTGGCTGGGCGACAACATATACGGTGACATCCGCCGTCCCTTTAGGCTTTTCGGCAAACAAAGAACTATTGGTCCTTGGAAGAATGTTCCCCGTTTCATCCCTTCCTCCGAGCATGAAATGCAGTCTAGATATCTCCTGGCTAAAAACTCTCCCGGTTACTCTCGTCTTCGCCTCAGCACCAAGGTACCTTCTCTTCTTCCTAGTTAGTTTTTTTCCTGATGTACTATACTACTACTACCCGTACTACTGCTACCTCTACCTCCCTTCTCATTCTGCAGGTTATTGGCACTTGGGACGACCATGATTATGGACTAAACGATGCCGGCAAGGAATTCAGTGCCAAAATCACCAACCAAAGGCTTTTGCTAGATTTCTTGGACGAGCCCCAAGATAGTCCCCGGTTGGATTCCCTTCTCCCTCCACTTCAAATAAGTCCTCCCCTCATTCTATACATATCACACCTACCTTCTGAAAAATTAAGCTGCAAATTACACTTCACGCTGACATGCACTTGGTCCACCCATGCTAAAGCTCAACCTTTTTTCACGCACCAGCTATCTTTTTTGATAGGCGCAAGCAAGCAGGTGTCTATGCATCGTACACATTTGGCCCAAGGGGTAGACAAGTCAAGGTATTGTAACTCCCAACATCCACTATTCTTGCTCCTGCGTGGAAGACTGGGACTTCTCGTGTTTTGTTATGGGTCTTAGACTTCTTCAGGTTATTCTTTTGGATACTAGGTACCATAGAGACCCTTTATTTAGTGATGGAAGTATCTTGGGAAGTCTGCAATGGGAATGGTTGGCGAAGGAGTTAAAAGGTCCTGCCACAGCCATTACTATCATCGGATCTTCTATACAGGtagatattttgaaaatttttttatcatcTGTTATGTTAGATTATGCATCGTTGTTGCTGTGCTGGTTCCTGGTGCGCTATGATGCTACAAGCTCTGATGTAGGATCAATATAGCGCTTTAATCACAATGATGCTTTTCCCGCTCTTTGTTCTGTTTAAATGGGGTTTTATGAATGTCCACTTTTGCCCTTCCCTGAAACCAGAAAGTGGAGATAGATGGTGGTTGGAAATTTTTTGATGGTGGAGTGTGGAAGGACTAAATTGGtcaaagaaaattttcttcaagGACTGAATTGGTGAAAGTAAAAGATGAAGGATATAAAGTTGAAGGACTAATCCAGCCATTTGTCCTAACACTGATACTATCTCACTCAACCTCTCTATCATACGATCCTGTGGTTGATTGCTGCTTGTATCATTCACTGGGGAACATGTTGATAGATGTGCGGATTTAGCATTTCATTTATCCTTGTCTTCTGAATTGGTCTCaaaaaaaagcaagaaagaaacaCTATATGTTGCTATATGACTTTTTCCCAttcttaatttgtttctttttatgtGACAGTCGGACGTAAGTCACCACATATGAACTGGATAGGAGTGGTTCAATTCAACCAAATAGTGCCGGatttgtattcatgttgtttaattgccttttcattttcttggcaTTTTTGGTATATTTCTTGTCAAGATCATTTGGTGACACTCTTACTGCCACATTTTACATGCTTGGTGAACATAGCTTGGGAAAGAGGATTAGGAGAAAGTTTTTAGTGGAACTCATTCTTTGTTCCTGAATCCACTTCGTTTTTTGTTTACTTCTCATCCTTTTTATAAATTCTTCATGTTGCTTGTTCCTCCAGGTGATATCAAACCTGTCAGCAACCACTGGCCCTTTGTTTTACATGGAGTCCTGGGGTCGttttccaaaagaaagaagTCGTCTTTTTGAATTAATATCTGAGAGTAAGGTGATGGTTTCTTGATTACTTTTTtaacaaggaaaaaaattttaattcactTCTGATTGAGCTGGATAAGCGTTTTCTAGTGCTATTGACCTTTTTCATACAAGCTTGAAGAACTTAATATCTACACTCAGTTGAAGATTGTCAGTATAATTTGATCTCGtattcaaattcttgtttgttttcttgttaTTCTTGAAATAGAGGGAAGGGGTGTTCTTCATCAGTGGGGATGTTCATTTTGGCGAAATTACAAGATATGATTGTGCAGCTGGATACCCCTTATATGATATAACATCAAGTGGGATTACCCAGGCTGTGGAGAAGGCAGTCCCTTCACCACTTCATTTCCTTGTGAGAGTTGCGGCACGCTTGACTCCGAGTACTATGAGAGTGATGGATAGAGGCTGCAGCTACAGTTCATGTACGTATGGTATGTCCTCGATTGCATTTTATTGAGCTTACCTGACTTGCTGCATGCATTTGGATAATTGATCTCCAAGATCTGCATATTTTTTAGGGAAGCCAAATTTTGGAATAGTTGAGATTAACTGGGATACTGCTCCTGTCAATTTGAAATTCgaagtgagggatgaaaatggagatacTGTTATTGGAGTGAATACCTCATTATCACAATTGAAAGCCCAAAGGACGGAATCTAAGTTTACCAAGGTAGAAGGGAAATATAAAAACCATTGCCTTTTGGAAGTTGAACTGCCATGGATGATCAGATATCGGTTGGCCATCATGTTCTTTTGCACTGTAGGAGGTACTTGTCATTTTctcctcctttttcttttattaatgATTTCTTGTGAGAGTTTTCCTGGTATGATGGAGTTAACTGTTATTCAGAGAATTATAGCATCAAATAGTCGCCAAGTAGAATTATGCACTTATTGCTCAAtggagcttctttttttttcttttttaatttaaatcAATGGCTTTAATAAGAGGCTTAGAT contains the following coding sequences:
- the LOC113712316 gene encoding uncharacterized protein isoform X3, producing MAAAVSHWRRRRSSLCAALVVVGAVIVAFFGVSPCNALLLSEEAEEDNKSLVSRIAFGSCANQSAPQPIWDAIIDFNPHVFIWLGDNIYGDIRRPFRLFGKQRTIGPWKNVPRFIPSSEHEMQSRYLLAKNSPGYSRLRLSTKVIGTWDDHDYGLNDAGKEFSAKITNQRLLLDFLDEPQDSPRRKQAGVYASYTFGPRGRQVKVILLDTRYHRDPLFSDGSILGSLQWEWLAKELKGPATAITIIGSSIQVISNLSATTGPLFYMESWGRFPKERSRLFELISESKREGVFFISGDVHFGEITRYDCAAGYPLYDITSSGITQAVEKAVPSPLHFLVRVAARLTPSTMRVMDRGCSYSSCTYGKPNFGIVEINWDTAPVNLKFEVRDENGDTVIGVNTSLSQLKAQRTESKFTKVEGKYKNHCLLEVELPWMIRYRLAIMFFCTVGADVSKSASLIEKLNGDPQS
- the LOC113712316 gene encoding uncharacterized protein isoform X5, producing the protein MAAAVSHWRRRRSSLCAALVVVGAVIVAFFGVSPCNALLLSEEAEEDNKSLVSRIAFGSCANQSAPQPIWDAIIDFNPHVFIWLGDNIYGDIRRPFRLFGKQRTIGPWKNVPRFIPSSEHEMQSRYLLAKNSPGYSRLRLSTKVIGTWDDHDYGLNDAGKEFSAKITNQRLLLDFLDEPQDSPRRKQAGVYASYTFGPRGRQVKVILLDTRYHRDPLFSDGSILGSLQWEWLAKELKGPATAITIIGSSIQREGVFFISGDVHFGEITRYDCAAGYPLYDITSSGITQAVEKAVPSPLHFLVRVAARLTPSTMRVMDRGCSYSSCTYGKPNFGIVEINWDTAPVNLKFEVRDENGDTVIGVNTSLSQLKAQRTESKFTKVEGKYKNHCLLEVELPWMIRYRLAIMFFCTVGVLLLLLIGVFYTVISLCSRCLQKCKLD
- the LOC113712316 gene encoding uncharacterized protein isoform X2 produces the protein MAAAVSHWRRRRSSLCAALVVVGAVIVAFFGVSPCNALLLSEEAEEDNKSLVSRIAFGSCANQSAPQPIWDAIIDFNPHVFIWLGDNIYGDIRRPFRLFGKQRTIGPWKNVPRFIPSSEHEMQSRYLLAKNSPGYSRLRLSTKVIGTWDDHDYGLNDAGKEFSAKITNQRLLLDFLDEPQDSPRRKQAGVYASYTFGPRGRQVKVILLDTRYHRDPLFSDGSILGSLQWEWLAKELKGPATAITIIGSSIQVISNLSATTGPLFYMESWGRFPKERSRLFELISESKREGVFFISGDVHFGEITRYDCAAGYPLYDITSSGITQAVEKAVPSPLHFLVRVAARLTPSTMRVMDRGCSYSSWKPNFGIVEINWDTAPVNLKFEVRDENGDTVIGVNTSLSQLKAQRTESKFTKVEGKYKNHCLLEVELPWMIRYRLAIMFFCTVGVLLLLLIGVFYTVISLCSRCLQKCKLD
- the LOC113712316 gene encoding uncharacterized protein isoform X1 — protein: MAAAVSHWRRRRSSLCAALVVVGAVIVAFFGVSPCNALLLSEEAEEDNKSLVSRIAFGSCANQSAPQPIWDAIIDFNPHVFIWLGDNIYGDIRRPFRLFGKQRTIGPWKNVPRFIPSSEHEMQSRYLLAKNSPGYSRLRLSTKVIGTWDDHDYGLNDAGKEFSAKITNQRLLLDFLDEPQDSPRRKQAGVYASYTFGPRGRQVKVILLDTRYHRDPLFSDGSILGSLQWEWLAKELKGPATAITIIGSSIQVISNLSATTGPLFYMESWGRFPKERSRLFELISESKREGVFFISGDVHFGEITRYDCAAGYPLYDITSSGITQAVEKAVPSPLHFLVRVAARLTPSTMRVMDRGCSYSSCTYGKPNFGIVEINWDTAPVNLKFEVRDENGDTVIGVNTSLSQLKAQRTESKFTKVEGKYKNHCLLEVELPWMIRYRLAIMFFCTVGVLLLLLIGVFYTVISLCSRCLQKCKLD